In a single window of the Micromonospora sp. WMMD1155 genome:
- a CDS encoding sigma-70 family RNA polymerase sigma factor — MARNRATGASEGTVGNVDKNIGMRTDEVAEERDLVGVYLHEISRTPLLDAAKEVDLSKAIEAGLYAEHLLGEDAVPAGVDRADLEWLVVEGERAKDLFIRANLRLVVSIARRYVRSGMPMLDLIQEGNTGLVRAVEKFDYERGYKFSTYATWWIRQAISRAIAQQERTVRLPVHLVEDVNRMRNVARQLTRELGSDPEPEQIAAALGVTVERVNELRRWSQDTVSLDTPVGDDGDTNLGDLVADSDAPSPEDIVLSGLERQRIEGLLNHLDDRSAGIMRARYGLEDGREHSLTEVASRFSLSRERIRQLEIQALGRLRELARAEGLQAA, encoded by the coding sequence ATGGCAAGGAACCGGGCAACCGGCGCGAGCGAGGGGACCGTGGGCAACGTGGACAAGAACATCGGCATGCGAACCGACGAGGTTGCCGAGGAGCGCGACCTGGTCGGCGTCTACCTGCACGAGATCTCCCGGACGCCACTGCTGGACGCCGCCAAGGAGGTCGATCTCTCCAAGGCGATCGAGGCCGGCCTCTACGCCGAGCACCTGCTCGGTGAGGATGCCGTCCCCGCCGGTGTCGACCGGGCCGACCTGGAGTGGCTGGTCGTCGAGGGGGAGCGCGCGAAGGACCTCTTCATCCGCGCCAACCTCCGACTGGTCGTCTCGATCGCCCGCCGTTACGTGCGTTCGGGCATGCCCATGCTGGACCTGATCCAGGAGGGCAACACCGGCCTGGTCCGGGCGGTCGAGAAGTTCGACTACGAGCGTGGCTACAAGTTCTCCACCTACGCGACGTGGTGGATCCGCCAGGCGATCAGCCGGGCGATCGCCCAGCAGGAACGCACCGTCCGTCTGCCGGTGCACCTGGTGGAGGACGTCAACCGGATGCGCAACGTGGCCCGGCAGCTGACCCGTGAGTTGGGCAGTGACCCGGAGCCGGAGCAGATCGCGGCAGCGCTCGGCGTCACCGTCGAGCGGGTCAACGAGTTGCGCCGCTGGTCGCAGGACACCGTCTCGCTGGACACCCCGGTGGGCGACGACGGCGACACCAACCTCGGTGACCTGGTCGCCGACAGTGACGCGCCGTCGCCGGAGGACATCGTCCTCAGCGGTCTGGAGCGGCAGCGCATCGAGGGGTTGCTCAACCACCTCGACGACCGGTCCGCCGGCATCATGCGAGCCCGCTACGGGCTGGAGGACGGCCGGGAGCACTCGCTCACCGAGGTCGCTTCCCGGTTCTCGCTGTCCCGTGAGCGGATTCGACAGCTGGAGATCCAGGCGCTCGGCCGGCTGCGTGAGCTGGCCCGGGCGGAGGGGCTGCAGGCGGCCTGA
- a CDS encoding C40 family peptidase: protein MSSLRNLLRTIALAGMSAALIAPTAVARAEPSPADLTRRIETSSTELERVVESYNKLREEIKTNEAAVARLQARIGPLEQQAKQSQADVAELASTAYKSGGLRTADALLGSEGATALLDRLGTLDHLTRQRQERISGYTADQRRLLDEKARLDATLTRQAAQARQLTAAKKQIEQDLSRLYELRRQAYGAATERPEPKAAAAEAKNVPAVAGDAGAAVRYAFGALGKPYVWAGDGPNGYDCSGLTSAAWRAAGRSLPHNTRMQWSAVAHIGRGDLRPGDLVFYSGLGHVALYVGDGQVIDAPSAGRNVLKRGMNMMPIQGYGRVR, encoded by the coding sequence TTGTCATCCCTGAGAAACCTGCTGCGCACCATCGCGCTGGCCGGCATGTCGGCCGCGCTGATCGCCCCGACGGCGGTGGCCCGCGCCGAGCCGTCCCCCGCCGACCTGACCCGCCGGATCGAGACGTCCTCGACCGAGCTGGAGCGGGTCGTCGAGTCGTACAACAAGTTGCGTGAGGAGATCAAGACCAACGAGGCCGCGGTGGCCCGATTACAGGCCCGCATCGGCCCGCTGGAACAGCAGGCCAAGCAGAGCCAGGCCGACGTGGCCGAGCTGGCCAGCACCGCGTACAAGAGCGGCGGCCTGCGGACCGCCGACGCCCTGCTGGGTTCCGAGGGCGCCACCGCGCTGCTGGACCGCCTCGGCACGCTCGACCATCTGACCCGTCAGCGGCAGGAGCGCATCTCCGGTTACACGGCCGACCAGCGACGGCTGCTGGACGAGAAGGCCCGGCTGGACGCCACGCTGACCAGGCAGGCCGCGCAGGCCCGTCAGCTCACCGCGGCCAAGAAGCAGATCGAGCAGGATCTGAGCAGGCTGTACGAGCTGCGCCGGCAGGCGTACGGGGCGGCCACCGAACGACCCGAGCCCAAGGCCGCGGCAGCCGAGGCCAAGAACGTGCCAGCGGTGGCCGGTGACGCCGGCGCAGCGGTGCGCTACGCGTTCGGCGCGTTGGGCAAGCCGTACGTGTGGGCGGGCGACGGGCCGAACGGCTACGACTGTTCCGGGCTCACCTCGGCGGCCTGGCGGGCGGCCGGGCGGTCGCTACCGCACAACACGCGGATGCAGTGGAGTGCGGTCGCCCACATCGGCCGGGGTGATCTACGCCCCGGTGACCTGGTGTTCTACAGCGGGCTCGGGCACGTCGCCCTGTACGTGGGCGACGGTCAGGTGATCGACGCCCCGAGCGCCGGCCGCAACGTGCTCAAGCGGGGCATGAACATGATGCCCATCCAGGGGTACGGCCGGGTCCGCTAG
- a CDS encoding DUF6232 family protein, which translates to MEREGAGTRPPRTAPGTRSTLLYARPGIIVTVDRFTAGRTSYQVADLTHLRTTRGPHDRIAVRAVVVTAGMLGGVGLLLGFTGGLHRLTAGAYLILGAVFLLPAALAMVGDRWRPPPYELWGWYRGTEVLLFSADDERQFGQVTRALLRAREVNRYGGWVDPLASAEPWRPNR; encoded by the coding sequence GTGGAACGTGAAGGCGCAGGAACGCGGCCGCCGCGAACGGCGCCGGGCACCCGGTCGACCCTGCTGTACGCGCGGCCCGGCATCATCGTGACCGTCGACCGGTTCACCGCCGGCCGAACCAGCTACCAGGTGGCCGACCTGACCCACCTGCGTACCACCCGAGGCCCGCACGACCGGATCGCCGTCCGGGCCGTCGTCGTCACCGCCGGCATGCTCGGCGGTGTCGGGCTGCTGCTCGGCTTCACCGGTGGTCTGCACCGCCTGACCGCCGGGGCGTACCTCATCCTCGGCGCGGTGTTCCTGCTTCCGGCGGCCCTGGCGATGGTCGGGGATCGCTGGCGTCCACCGCCCTACGAGCTGTGGGGGTGGTACCGGGGAACCGAGGTGCTGTTGTTCAGCGCTGACGACGAGCGGCAGTTCGGCCAGGTCACGCGGGCGCTGCTGCGGGCCCGGGAGGTCAACCGGTACGGCGGGTGGGTCGACCCGCTCGCCTCGGCCGAACCGTGGCGGCCGAACCGTTGA
- a CDS encoding DUF3817 domain-containing protein, producing the protein MGAALTRYRVIAWIVGVVLILLVVIGMPLKYVFDNPVVVETVGPAHGFLYMIYLVAAFDLSRRADWPLKRMLLVMLAGTVPFVSFYAERRVSAWVAAPQEQRTPEPVAR; encoded by the coding sequence GTGGGCGCTGCCCTTACCCGGTACCGCGTGATCGCCTGGATCGTGGGCGTGGTGCTGATCCTGCTGGTCGTGATCGGCATGCCATTGAAGTACGTGTTCGACAACCCGGTGGTGGTGGAGACGGTGGGGCCGGCGCACGGCTTCCTCTACATGATCTACCTGGTCGCCGCGTTCGACCTGAGCCGTCGAGCCGACTGGCCGCTGAAGCGGATGCTGCTGGTGATGTTGGCGGGCACCGTGCCGTTCGTCTCGTTCTACGCCGAGCGCCGGGTCAGCGCCTGGGTGGCTGCGCCGCAGGAGCAGCGGACGCCGGAGCCGGTCGCCCGCTGA
- a CDS encoding DUF6158 family protein has translation MTGSVSQDGYASSGNTEMSPEQRVPEWGGDDLADSAGATSLDGDLPGVDPTELTDEDLIREMHSLHRTRLDTLRHAADSALANHLRRTAELETEYLARHPGREVDPGRLRDA, from the coding sequence ATGACCGGATCGGTAAGCCAGGACGGCTACGCGTCCAGCGGCAACACCGAGATGAGCCCGGAGCAACGGGTGCCCGAGTGGGGCGGCGACGACCTCGCCGACTCGGCCGGTGCCACGAGTCTCGACGGCGATCTGCCCGGCGTCGACCCGACGGAGTTGACCGACGAGGATCTGATCCGCGAGATGCACAGCCTGCACCGCACCCGCCTCGACACCCTGCGTCACGCGGCGGACTCGGCGCTCGCCAACCACCTGCGGCGGACCGCGGAACTCGAGACCGAATACCTGGCCCGCCACCCGGGCCGGGAGGTCGACCCCGGCCGCCTGCGGGACGCCTGA
- a CDS encoding DUF1360 domain-containing protein has translation MSDTGLREKATRLRRAYAPHEHRPLGGYLAAMGVYAGVTGALAGLVKVTGRPVPDRPAPSDVVLLSIATHKLSRLLSKDAVTSPLRAPFTRYDRPIGSGEVMEQVRDSGSPTRHAIGELLSCPFCLAVWVATGLTGGLVLAPRLTRLVATALTAVAASDFLQMAYATAQQAAEGGHDDD, from the coding sequence GTGAGCGACACTGGCCTGCGAGAGAAGGCGACGCGGCTGCGGCGGGCGTACGCGCCGCACGAACACCGGCCGCTCGGCGGCTACCTGGCGGCGATGGGCGTCTACGCCGGGGTGACCGGGGCGCTCGCCGGTCTGGTCAAGGTGACCGGTCGGCCGGTGCCGGATCGTCCCGCCCCGTCCGACGTGGTGCTGCTCTCCATCGCCACCCACAAACTGAGCCGGCTGCTGTCCAAGGACGCGGTGACGAGCCCTCTGCGGGCGCCGTTCACCCGGTACGACCGTCCGATCGGCAGCGGTGAGGTGATGGAACAGGTCCGCGACTCGGGCAGCCCCACCCGGCACGCCATCGGCGAGCTGCTGAGCTGCCCGTTCTGCCTGGCTGTCTGGGTGGCCACCGGGCTGACCGGTGGCCTGGTGCTCGCGCCCCGGCTGACCCGGCTGGTGGCCACCGCGCTGACCGCGGTCGCCGCCTCCGACTTCCTCCAGATGGCGTACGCGACGGCGCAGCAGGCCGCCGAAGGCGGGCATGACGACGACTGA
- a CDS encoding 3-deoxy-7-phosphoheptulonate synthase — protein MPTVTTPETDRVSDQRIDRVVPLTTPALLHHELPLDAPLASAVLDGRRAVGRVLDRADDRLLVVVGPCSVHDPAAALEYAERLRGTADRLSDDLLIVMRVYFEKPRSTVGWKGLINDPGLDGSGDVNTGLRLARSLLLDVLRLGLPVGCEFLDPITPQYIADTVAWGAIGARTVESQVHRQLASGLSMPIGMKNRPDGSIGTAVDAIRAAGVPHVFPGIDFSGTPAIMHTRGNTDGHLVLRGGGGRPNYDAESVAGAIDLLRAAGLPERLVIDASHANSGKDHRNQPKVAADVSAQMAAGQRGITGVMLESFLLPGRQELDPTRELEYGRSVTDACLGWDDTAEVLEHLASAVQARRATLPTTV, from the coding sequence ATTCCCACCGTGACGACCCCGGAGACCGATCGGGTCAGCGATCAACGGATCGACCGCGTCGTGCCGTTGACCACGCCCGCCCTGCTGCACCACGAGTTACCCCTGGACGCACCGCTCGCCTCGGCCGTGTTGGACGGCCGTCGGGCGGTGGGCCGGGTGCTGGACCGTGCGGACGACCGCCTGCTCGTGGTGGTCGGCCCCTGCTCGGTGCACGATCCGGCCGCCGCCCTGGAATACGCCGAGCGGCTACGCGGCACCGCCGACCGGCTCTCCGACGACCTGCTGATCGTGATGCGGGTCTACTTCGAGAAGCCCCGTTCCACGGTCGGCTGGAAGGGCCTCATCAACGACCCCGGTCTGGACGGCAGCGGGGACGTCAACACCGGCCTGCGGCTGGCCCGGTCGCTGCTGCTCGACGTGCTGCGCCTCGGCCTGCCGGTGGGTTGCGAGTTCCTCGACCCGATCACGCCGCAGTACATCGCGGACACGGTGGCCTGGGGCGCGATCGGCGCCCGCACCGTGGAGAGCCAGGTGCACAGGCAGCTCGCCTCCGGCCTGTCCATGCCGATCGGCATGAAGAACCGCCCCGACGGCAGCATCGGCACGGCCGTGGACGCGATCCGCGCCGCCGGGGTGCCGCACGTCTTCCCCGGTATCGACTTCTCCGGCACTCCGGCGATCATGCACACCCGAGGGAACACGGACGGGCACCTGGTGCTGCGCGGCGGGGGCGGCCGACCCAACTACGACGCGGAGTCCGTCGCCGGCGCGATCGACCTGCTCCGCGCGGCCGGGCTGCCGGAGCGCCTGGTGATCGACGCGAGTCACGCCAACAGCGGCAAGGATCACCGCAACCAGCCGAAGGTCGCCGCCGACGTGTCCGCCCAGATGGCCGCCGGGCAGCGCGGGATCACCGGCGTGATGCTGGAGTCGTTCCTGCTGCCCGGCCGACAGGAGCTCGACCCGACCCGGGAGTTGGAGTACGGCCGTTCGGTCACCGACGCCTGCCTCGGCTGGGACGACACCGCCGAGGTGCTCGAACACCTGGCCTCGGCCGTGCAGGCACGACGGGCCACCCTGCCGACGACGGTCTGA
- a CDS encoding phosphodiesterase, with protein MTVTPPSRLATTVERASAALGRRRGRLLHPAGRSFTGEMMIWGTPGPPTGARLLDDPFRYQATVRLSKGTPTPGSWPDVLGLAMRLHRDGDHPFDLLVSSSGAAPVLRNLPLPRRDFTGTYTSIMGYRVGRRRIWLAALADPDSVGLGRSLGTVAAATRADTPRLVLAVASAVGPWRPVGQISIGAELDAEEDAALAFDPVRNLPPDLRVAGPLAWLREHTYRGSRRARGANAQSGGSTATTV; from the coding sequence ATGACCGTCACCCCGCCGTCCCGACTCGCCACCACCGTCGAACGCGCCAGCGCCGCGCTGGGCCGGCGCCGCGGCCGGTTGCTGCATCCGGCCGGTCGCTCCTTCACCGGCGAGATGATGATCTGGGGTACGCCCGGACCACCGACCGGGGCCCGCCTGCTGGACGATCCCTTCCGCTACCAGGCCACCGTCCGGCTGTCCAAGGGCACGCCGACGCCCGGCAGTTGGCCGGACGTGCTGGGCCTCGCGATGCGCCTGCACCGCGACGGCGACCACCCCTTCGACCTGCTGGTCAGTTCCAGCGGCGCGGCCCCGGTGCTGCGTAACCTGCCGCTGCCCCGGCGTGACTTCACCGGGACGTACACCTCGATCATGGGTTATCGCGTGGGCCGTCGGCGGATCTGGCTGGCCGCGCTGGCCGACCCCGACTCGGTCGGCCTCGGACGCAGCCTGGGCACGGTGGCCGCCGCGACCCGGGCGGACACGCCGCGCCTGGTGCTCGCTGTCGCGTCCGCCGTGGGGCCGTGGCGGCCGGTGGGGCAGATCAGCATCGGCGCGGAACTCGACGCCGAGGAGGACGCCGCCCTCGCGTTCGACCCGGTGCGCAACCTGCCACCCGACCTTCGGGTGGCCGGCCCGTTGGCCTGGCTGCGCGAGCACACCTACCGGGGGTCACGCCGGGCCCGCGGGGCGAACGCTCAGTCCGGGGGTTCGACCGCGACCACCGTCTGA
- a CDS encoding pitrilysin family protein, producing the protein MPDSGYPWPIETSRLDNGLRVVVSEDRTAPAVAVNLWYDVGSRHEPAGQTGFAHLFEHLMFEGSANVAKTEHMKLIQGSGGSLNATTNPDRTNYFETVPAEHLELALWLEADRMGGLVPALTQETLDNQREVVKNERRQRYENVPYGDAWLRLLPLLYPPGHPYHHATIGSMADLNAADLATFQAFHQTYYAPNNAVLTVVGDATASDVFALADKYFGALPPRDDIPPAPDGRSVPATGQTAVESVSADVPAPRVYIAHRTYAYGSPEYNVITVLATVLGSGRGSRLYQRLADGERIAQPDSVGAYGVDLAHAPAPLIATATARPGVSAERLAEGLAEVVDELATVPVTAAELDRAKALLSTGWWRQMSTVDGRADLLGRCATQFGDPARIADQLPGLLAVTAEQIADAAAEVLATDRVTLTYLPEETS; encoded by the coding sequence ATGCCCGACAGCGGTTACCCCTGGCCCATCGAGACGTCCCGACTGGACAACGGCCTGCGCGTGGTGGTGAGTGAGGACCGCACCGCGCCGGCCGTGGCGGTCAACCTCTGGTACGACGTCGGCTCCCGCCACGAGCCGGCCGGGCAGACCGGCTTCGCGCACCTCTTCGAACACCTGATGTTCGAGGGCTCGGCCAACGTGGCGAAGACCGAACACATGAAGTTGATCCAGGGCTCCGGCGGCTCGCTCAACGCCACCACCAACCCGGACCGGACCAACTACTTCGAGACGGTCCCGGCCGAGCACCTGGAGTTGGCGCTCTGGCTGGAGGCCGACCGGATGGGCGGCCTGGTCCCGGCGCTCACCCAGGAGACGCTGGACAACCAGCGCGAAGTGGTCAAGAACGAGCGCCGGCAGCGCTACGAGAACGTTCCGTACGGGGATGCCTGGCTGCGGTTGCTGCCGCTGCTCTACCCGCCGGGGCACCCTTACCATCACGCGACGATCGGCTCGATGGCCGACCTGAACGCCGCCGACCTCGCGACCTTCCAGGCGTTCCACCAGACCTACTACGCGCCCAACAACGCGGTGCTCACCGTGGTCGGTGACGCCACCGCCTCCGACGTGTTCGCTCTGGCCGACAAGTACTTCGGCGCGCTGCCCCCGCGCGACGACATCCCGCCCGCCCCGGACGGCCGCAGTGTCCCGGCCACCGGGCAGACCGCCGTCGAGTCGGTCAGCGCCGACGTGCCGGCACCTCGGGTGTACATCGCCCACCGCACCTACGCGTACGGCAGCCCGGAGTACAACGTGATCACCGTGCTCGCCACCGTCCTCGGTAGTGGTCGGGGCAGCCGGCTCTACCAGCGGCTCGCCGACGGTGAACGGATCGCCCAGCCGGACTCGGTCGGTGCGTACGGGGTGGACCTCGCGCACGCCCCGGCGCCGCTGATCGCCACCGCCACCGCCCGCCCCGGGGTGAGCGCCGAGCGGCTGGCTGAAGGGCTGGCCGAGGTCGTCGACGAACTGGCCACCGTGCCGGTCACCGCCGCCGAACTCGACCGGGCCAAGGCGCTGCTCAGCACCGGGTGGTGGCGTCAGATGTCCACCGTGGACGGTCGTGCCGACCTGCTCGGCCGGTGCGCCACCCAGTTCGGTGACCCGGCCCGCATCGCCGACCAGTTGCCGGGCCTGCTCGCGGTGACCGCCGAACAGATCGCCGACGCCGCCGCCGAGGTGCTCGCCACCGACCGGGTGACCCTGACCTACCTGCCCGAGGAGACCTCATGA
- a CDS encoding pitrilysin family protein, whose amino-acid sequence MTLIADRPGPGAARPYRFPQVVRRSVAGGQVVAAHLPGQNLAVALLLLDVGAGQEPVGKEGLSGVLAKALEEGTAQRDAAAYALAVEGLGTALTTGLDWDSFQASVVIPVDRLGAAVELLAEAVRTPRLDPADVRRVRDDEATALRMDWANPGPRADAALRADLFGAENRWGRPMHGDPESVAGLDVEDVTVFHSEWFLRPGTLVVAGDLDRIDLDALAASAFAGTGGGPAERGGPIDVPLHTGRRIILVDRPGSVQSTLRLGHPSPYRAHPDHVPMTLAGTVLGGAFTSRLNHLLREVHGYTYGIRGDFASSRRFGRFAVSSGVQTAVTTPALVEAVGEITRTQATGVTEDELEVARSWRAGQLSVELQSPRAIASALTTLVVHDLPDDYHARLRESLLAADVDQVSAAAATHLHPDALTLVIEGDAAVIRDDLTAANLGDLIT is encoded by the coding sequence ATGACGCTGATCGCCGACCGTCCCGGCCCGGGTGCCGCGCGCCCGTACCGGTTCCCGCAGGTGGTCCGCCGTTCCGTGGCCGGTGGTCAGGTCGTCGCCGCGCACCTGCCGGGGCAGAACCTCGCCGTGGCCCTGCTGCTGCTCGACGTGGGCGCGGGCCAGGAGCCGGTCGGCAAGGAGGGCCTGTCCGGTGTGCTGGCCAAGGCACTGGAGGAGGGGACCGCGCAGCGGGACGCCGCCGCGTACGCGCTCGCCGTCGAAGGGCTCGGCACCGCGTTGACGACCGGGCTGGACTGGGACTCGTTCCAGGCCAGTGTGGTGATCCCGGTGGACCGGCTCGGCGCGGCCGTGGAGCTGCTCGCCGAGGCGGTCCGGACGCCCCGACTGGATCCCGCCGACGTGCGCCGGGTCCGCGACGACGAGGCGACCGCGCTGCGGATGGACTGGGCCAACCCGGGTCCGCGCGCCGACGCCGCCCTGCGCGCTGACCTGTTCGGCGCGGAGAACCGTTGGGGGCGTCCCATGCACGGCGACCCGGAGTCGGTCGCCGGCCTGGACGTGGAGGACGTCACGGTCTTCCACTCCGAGTGGTTCCTGCGCCCCGGCACCCTGGTCGTCGCCGGGGACCTGGACCGGATCGACCTGGACGCGTTGGCCGCGTCGGCGTTCGCGGGCACGGGCGGCGGTCCGGCCGAGCGGGGTGGCCCGATCGACGTGCCCCTGCACACCGGCCGGCGGATCATCCTGGTGGACCGCCCCGGTTCGGTGCAGTCGACGCTGCGGCTGGGCCACCCGTCGCCGTACCGGGCGCACCCCGACCACGTGCCGATGACGCTCGCCGGCACGGTGCTCGGCGGGGCGTTCACCTCCCGGCTCAACCACCTGCTCCGCGAGGTGCACGGCTACACGTACGGCATCCGGGGTGACTTCGCGTCGTCCCGGCGGTTCGGGCGCTTCGCCGTCAGCTCCGGCGTGCAGACGGCGGTCACCACACCGGCTCTGGTGGAGGCGGTGGGTGAGATCACCCGTACCCAGGCCACCGGGGTCACCGAGGACGAGCTGGAGGTGGCCCGGTCCTGGCGGGCCGGGCAGCTCTCGGTCGAGTTGCAGAGCCCCCGGGCGATCGCCTCCGCGCTGACCACGCTCGTGGTGCACGACCTGCCCGACGACTACCACGCCCGGCTGCGGGAGTCGCTGCTGGCGGCGGACGTCGACCAGGTCTCCGCGGCGGCGGCCACCCACCTGCACCCGGACGCGCTGACGCTGGTCATCGAGGGCGACGCCGCAGTCATCCGCGACGACCTGACCGCGGCAAACCTGGGCGACCTGATCACCTGA
- a CDS encoding aspartate-semialdehyde dehydrogenase: MRIGIVGSTGQVGGVMRQVLAEREFPAEQVRLFASARSAGRTLPWRDGEVTVEDAATANYSGLDIVLFSAGKGTARELAPRVAEAGAVVIDNSSAFRMDPQVPLVVAEVNPHAALDRPKGIIANPNCTTMAAMPVLRPLHAEAGLVGLVVSTYQAVSGAGLAGVAELDEQVRKVAEHAAGLAFDGSAVEFPAPRSFAEPIAFNVLPLAGSIVDDGSFETDEEQKLRNESRKILEIPDLKVSGTCVRVPVFTGHSLQINARFARPLTPQRAHELLADAPGVALTDVPTPLQAAGQDPTYVGRIRADETVEYGLALFCSNDNLRKGAALNAVQLAELVAAERR, translated from the coding sequence ATGAGGATCGGCATTGTGGGGTCCACCGGCCAGGTCGGTGGCGTGATGCGGCAGGTGCTGGCGGAGCGGGAGTTCCCGGCGGAGCAGGTGCGGTTGTTCGCGTCGGCGCGGTCCGCCGGGCGTACGCTGCCATGGCGCGACGGTGAGGTGACCGTGGAGGACGCCGCGACAGCGAACTACTCCGGGCTGGACATCGTGCTCTTCTCCGCCGGTAAGGGCACCGCGCGGGAGTTGGCCCCCCGGGTCGCCGAGGCCGGCGCCGTGGTGATCGACAACTCGTCGGCGTTCCGGATGGACCCACAGGTGCCGCTCGTGGTCGCCGAGGTCAACCCGCACGCCGCCCTGGACCGCCCGAAGGGCATCATCGCCAACCCGAACTGCACCACGATGGCCGCGATGCCGGTGCTGCGCCCGCTGCACGCCGAGGCGGGGCTCGTCGGCCTCGTCGTGTCCACGTACCAGGCGGTTTCCGGCGCCGGGCTGGCCGGCGTCGCCGAGCTGGACGAGCAGGTCCGCAAGGTCGCCGAGCACGCCGCCGGGCTGGCGTTCGACGGGTCGGCCGTGGAGTTCCCCGCGCCCCGGTCGTTCGCCGAGCCGATCGCCTTCAACGTTCTCCCGCTGGCCGGTTCGATCGTCGACGACGGTTCGTTCGAGACCGACGAGGAGCAGAAGCTCCGCAACGAGAGCCGCAAGATCCTGGAGATCCCCGACCTGAAGGTGTCCGGGACGTGCGTCCGCGTGCCGGTCTTCACCGGCCACTCACTGCAGATCAACGCCCGGTTCGCCCGGCCGCTCACCCCGCAACGCGCGCACGAGCTGCTGGCCGACGCGCCCGGCGTGGCACTGACCGACGTTCCGACGCCGCTGCAGGCCGCCGGGCAGGACCCGACCTACGTCGGGCGGATCCGCGCCGACGAGACGGTGGAGTACGGGCTCGCCCTGTTCTGCTCCAACGACAACCTGCGCAAGGGCGCCGCACTCAACGCGGTGCAGCTCGCCGAGCTGGTCGCCGCCGAGCGCCGCTGA
- a CDS encoding PPOX class F420-dependent oxidoreductase — protein MDGADVHLEETVPDDRTQQALTDLIAGRSMGVLATIKRDGRPQMSTVVYSFDRDAGVIRISVTDGRAKTANLRRDPRASFHVGSEDGWAYAVVEGRAELTPPSAEPGDATVEELVGLYRALRGEHPDWAEYRQAMVDEGRLVLRVHVERVYGMPPQG, from the coding sequence ATGGACGGAGCCGACGTCCACCTGGAGGAGACCGTGCCGGACGACCGCACCCAGCAGGCGTTGACCGACCTGATCGCCGGCCGCTCGATGGGCGTGCTCGCCACCATCAAGCGGGACGGGCGGCCACAGATGTCCACAGTGGTCTACTCCTTCGACCGGGACGCGGGCGTGATCCGGATCTCGGTCACCGACGGCCGCGCCAAGACCGCCAACCTGCGCCGGGACCCCCGGGCCAGCTTCCATGTCGGCAGCGAGGACGGCTGGGCGTACGCGGTGGTGGAGGGTCGCGCCGAACTGACCCCGCCCTCCGCCGAACCCGGCGATGCCACGGTCGAGGAACTGGTGGGCCTGTACCGGGCGCTGCGCGGCGAACACCCCGACTGGGCCGAATACCGGCAGGCCATGGTCGACGAGGGGCGGCTGGTGCTGCGCGTACACGTGGAGCGCGTCTACGGAATGCCGCCCCAGGGCTGA
- a CDS encoding CBS domain-containing protein, protein MTTVGEFMTTRLVTMDGNDTLIAAAQEMRDSAIGDVVVTDGDSVVGIVTDRDITVRGVAENMDAGSTRLNQITTRDVITVSQYDDAVAAADLMRTYAVRRLPVIDDGRLVGLVSMGDLAVEREPQSVLADISADDPNN, encoded by the coding sequence ATGACAACGGTCGGAGAGTTCATGACGACCCGGTTGGTGACGATGGACGGCAACGACACGCTCATCGCGGCCGCGCAGGAGATGCGGGACAGCGCGATCGGTGACGTGGTGGTGACCGACGGAGACAGCGTGGTCGGCATCGTCACGGACCGGGACATCACAGTCCGGGGTGTCGCGGAGAACATGGATGCGGGCTCGACGCGGCTGAACCAGATCACCACCCGCGACGTGATCACGGTCAGCCAGTACGACGACGCGGTGGCCGCCGCGGACCTGATGCGTACCTATGCCGTACGCCGGCTCCCGGTCATCGACGACGGGCGTCTGGTCGGCCTGGTCTCGATGGGTGACCTCGCGGTCGAACGCGAACCGCAGTCGGTGCTCGCGGACATCAGCGCCGACGACCCGAACAACTGA
- a CDS encoding SCP2 sterol-binding domain-containing protein, whose amino-acid sequence MVDATTRFFEDLDRRGYEPLLAKTSGTLRIDLHEGAQTRHWLLRIDHGRLNVSQEDREADTVIGADPVLFDDIAAGREHGLAALLRGDMTVSGDARLIVQVERIFPGSPDARGPRRRFVGEVH is encoded by the coding sequence ATGGTGGACGCGACCACGAGGTTCTTCGAGGACCTGGACCGGCGGGGGTACGAGCCCCTGCTGGCGAAGACCTCCGGGACACTGCGTATCGACCTGCACGAGGGGGCGCAGACCCGGCACTGGCTGCTGAGGATCGACCACGGCCGGTTGAACGTGAGTCAGGAGGACCGGGAGGCCGATACGGTCATCGGCGCCGACCCGGTCCTGTTCGACGACATCGCCGCCGGGCGTGAGCACGGCCTGGCCGCGCTGTTGCGGGGGGACATGACGGTGTCGGGTGACGCTCGTCTGATCGTGCAGGTCGAGCGGATCTTCCCGGGTTCCCCGGACGCCCGGGGGCCCCGTCGCCGCTTCGTCGGGGAGGTGCACTGA